Proteins found in one Micromonospora sp. WMMD1082 genomic segment:
- a CDS encoding histidine kinase: protein MASGDGMTSGGRDSTASREDTLPTDDDRLANWRAREARFHRVLPFGGLLVGSLLATFAPAPRGLPMLPTLVIAAVTACWIAWFVVMHPQWQGRRRSMAIYYVGLLTFAAVLVAASPWYGFFAWVGFLHAFLVLYGRWRFVGMAATAVLVATAQGGGVPSSWSHWSLWLVLVLINLFLAGAVSWFNLVSEREDAKRKRLVAELAATNRQLAETIQENDGLHAQLITQAREAGVLDERQRMAREIHDTLAQGLTGIITQLEAAEQSRDRSADWRRHVDNALGLARESLTEARRSVRAVRPESLETARLPDALAELGGRWSALHGVAASVSTTGTPRPLHPEIEVTLLRAAQEALANVARHAAATRVGLTLSYMSDVVTLDVRDDGSGFDATNGDRVLGEPAGGNHANGSHADAGDRHGPVVREPDGGYGLTVMRQRVARVGGQLAVESEPGEGTAISASVPALPGGAG from the coding sequence ATGGCGAGCGGGGACGGGATGACCAGCGGCGGACGCGACTCGACGGCAAGCCGCGAGGACACGCTGCCCACCGACGACGACCGGCTGGCCAACTGGCGGGCGCGGGAGGCGCGTTTCCACCGGGTGCTGCCCTTCGGCGGGCTGCTCGTGGGATCGCTGCTGGCCACCTTCGCGCCGGCACCCAGGGGTCTGCCCATGCTGCCCACCCTGGTCATCGCCGCGGTGACCGCCTGCTGGATCGCCTGGTTCGTCGTCATGCACCCGCAGTGGCAGGGGCGGCGCAGGTCGATGGCGATCTACTACGTGGGGCTGCTCACCTTCGCCGCCGTCCTGGTGGCTGCGAGCCCGTGGTATGGCTTCTTCGCCTGGGTTGGATTCCTCCACGCCTTCCTCGTGCTGTACGGGCGATGGCGGTTCGTCGGCATGGCCGCCACCGCCGTCCTGGTCGCCACCGCACAGGGCGGCGGTGTGCCGTCCTCGTGGTCACACTGGTCGCTCTGGCTGGTGTTGGTGCTGATCAACCTGTTCCTGGCCGGCGCGGTGAGCTGGTTCAACCTCGTCAGCGAACGGGAGGACGCCAAGCGCAAGCGGTTGGTGGCGGAACTCGCCGCCACCAACCGCCAGCTCGCCGAGACGATCCAGGAGAACGACGGGCTGCACGCGCAGCTCATCACCCAGGCCCGGGAGGCCGGCGTGCTGGACGAGCGGCAGCGGATGGCCCGCGAGATCCACGACACCCTGGCCCAGGGGTTGACCGGGATCATCACCCAACTGGAGGCGGCCGAGCAGTCCCGGGACCGCTCGGCCGACTGGCGCCGGCACGTGGACAACGCGCTGGGCCTGGCGCGGGAGAGCCTCACCGAGGCCCGCCGGTCGGTGCGCGCCGTCCGCCCCGAGTCGCTGGAGACCGCCCGGCTGCCCGACGCCCTCGCCGAGCTGGGCGGGCGCTGGTCGGCGCTGCACGGGGTGGCGGCCAGCGTCAGCACCACCGGCACGCCGCGCCCGCTGCACCCGGAGATCGAGGTGACCCTGCTGCGCGCCGCCCAGGAGGCGCTGGCCAACGTGGCCCGGCACGCCGCGGCGACCCGGGTCGGGCTGACCCTGTCGTACATGTCGGACGTGGTCACCCTGGACGTCCGCGACGACGGTTCCGGTTTCGACGCCACCAACGGGGACCGCGTTCTCGGAGAGCCCGCCGGCGGGAACCACGCCAACGGCAGCCACGCCGACGCAGGCGACCGCCACGGGCCGGTGGTGCGGGAGCCGGACGGCGGCTACGGTCTGACCGTCATGCGGCAGCGGGTGGCCCGGGTCGGCGGTCAGCTCGCCGTCGAGTCCGAACCGGGCGAGGGCACCGCCATCTCGGCGTCGGTGCCGGCGCTGCCCGGAGGTGCCGGTTGA